In a genomic window of Anas acuta chromosome 9, bAnaAcu1.1, whole genome shotgun sequence:
- the UBXN7 gene encoding UBX domain-containing protein 7 isoform X1, which produces MAAPGGSAASAALRGLIQQFTAITGASESVGKHMLEACNNNLEMAVTMFLDGGGIAEEPSTSSAGVSSVRPHTEDEVRAPIPQKQEILVEPEPLFGAPKRRRPARSIFDGFRDFQTETIRQEQELRNGGAVDKKLTTLADLFRPPIDLMHKGSFETAKECGQMQNKWLMINIQNVQDFACQCLNRDVWSNEAVKNIIREHFIFWQVYHDSEEGQRYIQFYKLADFPYVSILDPRTGQKLVEWHQLDVTSFLDQVTGFLSEHGQLDGHSTNPPQKCSRSESLIDASEDSQLEAAIRASLQETHFDSSQAKQESRSDEESESELFSGSEEFISVCGSEEEEESENPAKVRKSPHKDLGYKKEESRRPQPEPPARTEPGTTSNHRVLPCIDAGILEESTDKPESTLQGLDVNGPKAQLMLRYPDGKREQISLPEQAKLLALVKHVQSKGYPNERFELLTNFPRRKLSHLDYEITLQEAGLCPQETVFVQERN; this is translated from the exons atggcggcgcccgGGGGCTCCGCGGCCTCCGCCGCGCTCCGGGGGCTGATCCAGCAGTTCACCGCCATCACGG GTGCCAGCGAAAGCGTGGGAAAGCACATGCTGGAGGCATGCAACAACAACCTGGAGATGGCTGTCACCATGTTTCTGGACGGTGGAGGCATAGCAGAGGAGCCAAGCACCAGTTCTGCAGGGGTGTCTTCTGTTCGACCGCACACCGA GGATGAAGTACGAGCTCCAATTCCTCAAAAACAGGAAATTTTAGTAGAACCTGAACCCTTGTTTGGAG CTCCTAAAAGACGCAGACCTGCGCGCTCAATATTCGATGGCTTTCGGGATTTTCAAACAGAAACCA TTCGACAGGAACAGGAGCTACGAAATGGAGGGGCAGTAGATAAGAAACTCACTACTCTAGCAGACCTCTTCAGGCCTCCCATTGATCTGATGCACAAAGGCAGCTTTGAAACG GCCAAGGAGTGTGGTCAGATGCAGAACAAATGGCTCATGATAAACATTCAGAATGTGCAAGATTTTGCGTGCCAGTGTCTCAACCGTGATGTCTGGAGCAACGAGGCTGTGAAGAACATAATCCgggaacatttcattttttggcAG GTGTACCATGACAGTGAGGAGGGCCAGAGGTACATACAGTTCTATAAATTAGCAGACTTCCCTTATGTCTCCATCCTGGATCCCAGGACAG GCCAGAAGCTAGTGGAGTGGCACCAGCTGGACGTGACTTCTTTCTTAGACCAAGTGACTGGGTTCTTGAGTGAGCATGGACAGCTGGATGGACATTCTACCAACCCTCCCCAAAAATGCTCTCGTTCG GAGAGTCTCATTGATGCCAGTGAGGACAGCCAGTTGGAAGCTGCTATCAGAGCCTCGTTACAGGAGACACATTTTGATTCCTCACAGGCCAAGCAGGAGAGTCGATCAGATGAGGAGTCTGAGTCAGAGCTTTTTTCTGGAAGCGAAGAGTTTATTTCTGTCTGTGGatctgaggaggaggaggaatcgGAGAATCCTGCCAAGGTGAGGAAGTCTCCACACAAGGACTTGGGGTACAAAAAAGAGGAGAGCCGGAGGCCTCAGCCTGAGCCCCCTGCAAGGACTGAGCCTGGAACAACATCAAATCACAGAGTACTGCCCTGCATTGATGCAGGGATACTGGAGGAGTCAACTGACAAGCCTGAAAGTACGTTGCAGGGCCTAGATGTGAATG GACCAAAGGCACAGCTGATGCTAAGGTATCCAGATGGAAAGAGGGAACAAATTTCACTGCCCGAACAAGCTAAACTTCTG GCTCTCGTGAAACATGTCCAGTCAAAAGGATACCCCAATGAACGCTTTGAACTTCTCACCAACTTCCCTCGAAGGAAACTCTCCCACCTGGACTATGAGATCACATTACAGGAGGCAGGCCTGTGTCCTCAAGAGACTGTCTTTGTGCAGGAAAGGAATTAG
- the UBXN7 gene encoding UBX domain-containing protein 7 isoform X2 has protein sequence MAAPGGSAASAALRGLIQQFTAITGASESVGKHMLEACNNNLEMAVTMFLDGGGIAEEPSTSSAGVSSVRPHTEDEVRAPIPQKQEILVEPEPLFGAPKRRRPARSIFDGFRDFQTETIRQEQELRNGGAVDKKLTTLADLFRPPIDLMHKGSFETAKECGQMQNKWLMINIQNVQDFACQCLNRDVWSNEAVKNIIREHFIFWQVYHDSEEGQRYIQFYKLADFPYVSILDPRTGQKLVEWHQLDVTSFLDQVTGFLSEHGQLDGHSTNPPQKCSRSESLIDASEDSQLEAAIRASLQETHFDSSQAKQESRSDEESESELFSGSEEFISVCGSEEEEESENPAKVRKSPHKDLGYKKEESRRPQPEPPARTEPGTTSNHRVLPCIDAGILEESTDKPESTLQGLDVNGSRETCPVKRIPQ, from the exons atggcggcgcccgGGGGCTCCGCGGCCTCCGCCGCGCTCCGGGGGCTGATCCAGCAGTTCACCGCCATCACGG GTGCCAGCGAAAGCGTGGGAAAGCACATGCTGGAGGCATGCAACAACAACCTGGAGATGGCTGTCACCATGTTTCTGGACGGTGGAGGCATAGCAGAGGAGCCAAGCACCAGTTCTGCAGGGGTGTCTTCTGTTCGACCGCACACCGA GGATGAAGTACGAGCTCCAATTCCTCAAAAACAGGAAATTTTAGTAGAACCTGAACCCTTGTTTGGAG CTCCTAAAAGACGCAGACCTGCGCGCTCAATATTCGATGGCTTTCGGGATTTTCAAACAGAAACCA TTCGACAGGAACAGGAGCTACGAAATGGAGGGGCAGTAGATAAGAAACTCACTACTCTAGCAGACCTCTTCAGGCCTCCCATTGATCTGATGCACAAAGGCAGCTTTGAAACG GCCAAGGAGTGTGGTCAGATGCAGAACAAATGGCTCATGATAAACATTCAGAATGTGCAAGATTTTGCGTGCCAGTGTCTCAACCGTGATGTCTGGAGCAACGAGGCTGTGAAGAACATAATCCgggaacatttcattttttggcAG GTGTACCATGACAGTGAGGAGGGCCAGAGGTACATACAGTTCTATAAATTAGCAGACTTCCCTTATGTCTCCATCCTGGATCCCAGGACAG GCCAGAAGCTAGTGGAGTGGCACCAGCTGGACGTGACTTCTTTCTTAGACCAAGTGACTGGGTTCTTGAGTGAGCATGGACAGCTGGATGGACATTCTACCAACCCTCCCCAAAAATGCTCTCGTTCG GAGAGTCTCATTGATGCCAGTGAGGACAGCCAGTTGGAAGCTGCTATCAGAGCCTCGTTACAGGAGACACATTTTGATTCCTCACAGGCCAAGCAGGAGAGTCGATCAGATGAGGAGTCTGAGTCAGAGCTTTTTTCTGGAAGCGAAGAGTTTATTTCTGTCTGTGGatctgaggaggaggaggaatcgGAGAATCCTGCCAAGGTGAGGAAGTCTCCACACAAGGACTTGGGGTACAAAAAAGAGGAGAGCCGGAGGCCTCAGCCTGAGCCCCCTGCAAGGACTGAGCCTGGAACAACATCAAATCACAGAGTACTGCCCTGCATTGATGCAGGGATACTGGAGGAGTCAACTGACAAGCCTGAAAGTACGTTGCAGGGCCTAGATGTGAATG GCTCTCGTGAAACATGTCCAGTCAAAAGGATACCCCAATGA
- the RNF168 gene encoding E3 ubiquitin-protein ligase RNF168 produces the protein MSKKSEAPLSLADCLCQICMEIFVEPVTLPCNHTLCNSCFQLTVENASLCCPFCRRRVSSWARYNARRNTLINWEFWEKIQKNYPKECERRINGQDLEEEICVPHPQHQLSKPGELRQEYEAEVSKVEAERRAHEQEENKASEEYIQKLLAEEEEERRLAEERQREMEEQLKQDEELAWELSNSLNDSSRERILSSPSPGDGLSCASFTANLCKTKSKPSNSGDIQKYLSPKHHRTLGSASFSRTTEGRRSDSGSMEASNDAGSSTVQQDEQEEMPTLSPQLSGVTRSSTAQDSFLESCMNYLSASTSEETTTKQKKSPGPNCLADEGPDTLCGIAEGEGDRTVLPRAKGEDGVELDSGSLTHVERISLENCAETSACIQSATTSMMSDSKSGIHDLTKVAGNPDEKIPESLQNTMETPKRKSPEPLAEAVVDSGVLGKRRRTFPETSGDQGEQIFEFDLQMQKAFEQELYERRLQEEQDRLLALQLQRQLDKEERSLNRQKGSPDGYLLRTATPQSVKDSSARKGSCKKAKDMKLTKKQTETNHRKVRKGSCNENWQSPTRVRMKSPGLKDGNVLNCVVNTSDPNGICSLPKKEQKTILQMFKSPVAE, from the exons ATGTCGAAGAAATCGGAGGCTCCTCTTTCCTTAGCTGACTGCCTGTGTCAAATTTGCATGGAGATCTTTGTGGAGCCTGTGACACTACCGTGCAACCATACCCTCTGTAATTCTTGTTTCCAGCTGACAGTTGAAAATGCCAGTCTTTGTTGCCCTTTTTGTCGGCGTCGAGTCTCTTCCTGGGCACGATACAATGCCCGCAGAAACACTCTTATCAACTGGGAGTTCTGGGAAAAGATTCAGAAGAATTATCCAAAGGAATGCGAGCGTAGAATTAACGGACAGGATTTGGAAGAGGAAA TCTGCGTCCCTCATCCACAACACCAGCTGAGCAAACCTGGGGAACTGAGACAGGAATATGAAGCAGAGGTTAGCAAG gTGGAGGCAGAAAGGCGAGCACATgaacaagaggaaaacaaggcaAGTGAGGAATACATTCAAAAGCTGCTagcagaagaagaggaggaacgCAGACTGGCAGAAGAAAGACAGAGGGAGATGGAGGAACAGCTTAAACAAGACGAAGAATTGGCATGGGAGCTGAGCAACAGCCTG AATGACAGCTCCAGAGAACGTATACTCAGCAGTCCTTCACCAGGAGACGGCCTCTCATGTGCGTCATTCACAGCTAATTTGTGCAAGACGAAGAGCAAACCAAGCAACTCTGGAGACATTCAGAA gtatctgtcTCCAAAGCATCATCGTACACTGGGATCAGCTTCATTCTCCAGAACAACAGAAGGACGCAGGAGTGACTCTGGCTCCATG GAGGCCAGTAACGATGCAGGCAGCAGTACTGTGCAGCAAGATGAGCAAGAGGAAATGCCAACGTTGTCTCCACAGCTGTCGGGTGTGACCAGGTCTTCCACTGCTCAGGATTCATTTTTGGAGTCATGCATGAACTACTTAAGTGCCTCAACTTCAGAGGAGACCACCACCAAGCAGAAAAAATCACCTGGACCAAATTGTCTGGCAGATGAAGGTCCGGATACGCTTTGTGGAATtgcagaaggggaaggggatAGAACAGTTCTTCCTAGAGCTAAAGGAGAAGACGGAGTAGAGTTGGACAGTGGCAGTTTAACACATGTAGAACGCATAAGCCTTGAAAACTGTGCTGAAACTAGTGCTTGTATTCAGTCAGCAACAACTTCTATGATGTCTGACAGCAAAAGTGGGATACATGATCTCACGAAGGTGGCTGGAAACCCAGATGAAAAGATACCAGAGAGCTTGCAGAACACTATGGAGActccaaaaagaaaatctccaGAACCACTGGCTGAAGCAGTGGTTGACTCAGGTGTGCTTGGTAAGAGGAGAAGAACTTTCCCAGAAACTTCAGGGGACCAAGGGGAGCAGATATTTGAATTTGACTTGCAAATGCAGAAAGCCTTTGAGCAGGAGCTCTACGAAAGGCGTCTGCAAGAGGAGCAGGATAGGCttctggctctgcagctgcaaagaCAGCTCGACAAGGAGGAAAGGTCACTCAATCGACAAAAAGGCTCTCCCGATGGGTACCTTCTTCGCACCGCAACACCTCAGTCTGTGAAAGACTCTTCTGCTAGAAAGGGAAGTTGTAAGAAGGCAAAGGACATGAAGctaacaaaaaaacagactgaaacaaATCACCGCAAGGTCCGGAAAGGTTCATGCAATGAAAACTGGCAGTCTCCTACCAGAGTCCGAATGAAGTCACCTGGCCTCAAGGACGGAAATGTTTTGAATTGTGTTGTTAATACCAGTGACCCAAATGGTATTTGTTCCTTGCCtaaaaaagagcagaagacaATCCTTCAAATGTTTAAAAGCCCTGTTGCAGAGTAG
- the WDR53 gene encoding WD repeat-containing protein 53 isoform X2 — protein MLWNLQKARPLWTTNLQECETEDNPQSAGQLFNPPLAHSLSVASCGNIFGCGAQDGKVRIFRVTGVKFERELEFKGHSLGVSQVLFMPETYRLLTGGNDGKVLLWDVSGDVGKQQKSPAKSLHRRKAQAPARKDGKLNKAASNDHAKILPKLTIEHGEKVNWLTCTEIKGSRRVLVADQSSSISVYPLPES, from the coding sequence ATGCTGTGGAACCTGCAGAAAGCTCGCCCCCTGTGGACCACAAACCTTCAGGAGTGTGAAACAGAAGACAATCCGCAGTCAGCTGGCCAGCTCTTCAACCCTCCTCTTGCACATTCCCTGTCTGTCGCATCATGCGGCAACATCTTTGGCTGCGGAGCTCAAGATGGTAAAGTTAGGATATTCAGAGTCACTGGTGTCAAGTTTGAACGTGAGCTGGAGTTTAAAGGTCACAGCTTAGGAGTATCACAGGTCCTCTTCATGCCAGAAACATACCGGTTGTTGACTGGAGGAAACGATGGGAAAGTCTTGCTCTGGGATGTCAGCGGTGATgtgggaaagcagcagaaaagccCAGCCAAATCCCTCCATAGAAGGAAGGCCCAAGCACCAGCCAGAAAAGATGGAAAGCTCAACAAAGCAGCTTCAAATGACCATGCTAAAATTTTACCAAAGCTAACCATTGAGCATGGAGAGAAGGTGAACTGGCTCACGTGCACAGAGATCAAAGGCTCCAGGAGAGTATTAGTTGCTGATCAGAGTAGTTCCATATCTGTTTATCCGTTGCCAGAATCGTAG